AAGACAGGTTGCTTTAAGAAGCGCGACTCTTCAGCGTCTCGTGACCGCCGGTCTCTACAGGCTGTTCACACTAGCCAATCAGGAGCCAGGAAACCTCCTAGAGGGCCGGAAACTTTCCAAGGCGCCCGCCGATTGGCTGTACTTGTGGAGGGCGGGGCCGGGGCCCAGAGAGGGAATTAGTGAGCTGGTGAGTGGGCGCCGCtgccgccgcccccgccgccgtCGTCTCCGTAGCAGCCTTCGCCACGCCGGGGTCTTCAGGTGAGCAGGCCGTGCTCTGGTCCAAGGACTCCCCATTCCCGCCGCCGACCGCTTACTCACCGGCCTTGGAGCCCGCTCCCTTGGCGGACCACGTGACCCAAGTTCAGTGACCCCTGACCTCCTCCCCCTGCACCCCCCACTCCCGATCTGGGCTGGGCGAGGCCGGGTGGGAGGATGCGCGTCGCCGAGGCCCGGCCCGCGGAGGTCAGTTCCCACGCCTCTTCGCCAGCTTGACTAGTGGCTGAGGATGCGGAGGAGAGGTGGCTGCAGAGCGGGAGACTTTGGTCACAGTCTAGACTTCGTGTACTGGCATATAATAGGAAACTTCCTCCGCGCCTTTCGCGCGGGTGGACTAaatactcccattttacagatagggaaactgcaGCTTCACAGTGATCTATTGGCGGGTCTCGGGTCACCGAGGGGTGGGTCCCCAACCCATGTCTTTGGGCTGGGATTCAGGCCTTGTTCCCCACACAGCTGGCGGCTCCTGAAGCGGCATAGAGTAATGATTAGGAGCAAGGGTTTGAGTCCCCGCACCCCCACCTACTTACTCAGTGCTTACTTCGTGATCTTGGAGAAGTAGTGGAACATTTAACCTCTGAGTTTTGATTTCCTTGCCTGTGAAATAGACGAAATACATAATAATATCATATTATTGAGGATATAGTGAAGTAatcatataaagcacttagctaTGTCTCAGGCATAGTACAGTGCTATTcgtggcctggcgcggtggctcacgcctgtaatcctagcactttgggaggccgaggccggcggattgcctgagctcaggaattcaaggccagcctgggcaacatggtgaaaccctgtctctactaaaatacaaaaaattagcccggcgtggcggcgtacgcctgtagtcccagctactggggaggctgaggcaggagaattgcttgaaccagggaggcggaggttgtagtgagccgagatcacaccacactgcactccagcctgggtgacagagcgagactccgtctccaaaaaaaaaaaaaaaaaaaagctcatcggGCCAGGCTCGGTcttctcacgcctgtaatcccggcactttagaggccgaggtgggcggatcacctgaagtcaggagttccggACCAGCTTGGCTACCatgacgaaactctgtctctactaaaaatacaaaaattagccgggcgtggtgtcgcaggcccaccttggcctccgaaagttctgggattagaggcgtgagccaccgggcccggctacAAATTCTTcgtctatatttttttttttttttttttgagacggagtctcgctctgtagcccaggctggagtgcaatggccggatctcagctcactgcaagctccgcctcccgggttcacgccattctccggcctcagcctcccgagtagctgggactacaggcgcccgccacctcgcccggctattttttttttttatttcttagtagagacggggtttcaccgtgttagccaggatggtctcgatctcctgacctcgtgatccgcccatctcggcctccgaaagttctgggattagaggcgtgagccaccgggcccggctacAAATTCTTATAACTGGTTTGAAGGCAGAGTGCAAGGACATTGGGGGATCTAGGAAGACatccctgaggaggtgacatttgaactgaaATCTGAAGGAGTGAGTAGCAGTTCACTAGACAAAGGAATTAGGGGTGGAGGACAGGGAGGAGAGAGTTTCAAGTGGAGAAAACAGCGTTCAAAGGTCCGAAAATAGGTGTATTTGAGGAAATGAAAGGAGGCCACAGGTGGGAATGCAGAACACAAGAAAGTAAGAGGTAAGAGGTGTTGCAGAAGTAGGCAGCACATGCAGAGCTTCCAGAGCCGTTGTtcaaatttgttctttatttcaaaGACAATGGGGAGCCATTGGGAAGAGTGCTGCGCAGAAGCCACATAGCTGCCCTTGGATGTAGGGACCTGGACGTCACTGGTGACCCATTGATCCCTGCCAGAGGAGTAGTGGGGGCAGTGCCTGGGTGGGTCATCGTGGATCTGGGCCTTCCTGTCTGAGGTGTTGATGCCTCACTGTGGCGCATGTGAGTCTACCTTCTCATTGTGGTGTGCGTTGTTGGAGTGAGTCATCAGCTACTGTTTTTGTCGGGTTCTTATTGTGCCGTATCCTGTGAAAATACAGGTTCCTGCATTTAGGCCTTGCAGCCAAACTGGGGAAGACCAAACACATAGGCAGAAAGCCCAGCTACtatccagcctggccaacatggcgaaaccctgtctctactaaaaatacaaaaattagatgggcctggtagcacgtgcctataatcccagctacttgggaggctgaggcaggagagttgggggcaacaagaacgaaactctgtctcaaaaaataataataataaataacaaaaattggccgggcacggtggctcaagcctgtaatcccagcactttgggaggccgagacgggcggatcacgaggtcaggagatcgagaccatcctggctaacatggtgaaaccccgtctctactaaaaaatacaaaaaactagccgggtgaggtggcgggcgcctgtagtcccagctactcgggaggctgaggcaggagaatggcgggaacccgggaggcggagcttgcagtgagctgagatccagccacagcactccagcctgggcaacagagcgagactccgtctcaaaaaaaaaaaaaaaaaaaaagactgggtagtgtataaaggaaagaggtttaattgactcacagtgctagggaggcctcaggaaacttacaatcatggtggaaggggaagcaaacatgtctttcttcacGTGGCCGCGGCAAGGAGAAGTATCGAGCAAAAGGGGGAAACCATTAGAtcttttgagaactcactcactgtcaggagaacagcatgggggaaactggccCCTTGATTCAGtgatctccacctggtcctgcccttgacacgtggggattattacaattcaaggtgagattggtgtggagacacagccaaaccatatcaatcatcTCATTTTCATAGCAACCCTGTGAGCTGCAGAGGGCAGGGATTATCGTGCCTATTTTACAATTCAGGACACAAGGGCTCAGACTGATGAAGACCTTGGCCAAATTCACATAGAAAGTGACAGGGCAGGAATGGGACCTAGTTCTGTGAACCCCAACGCCTGGACTTTCTCTAGCTTCACTGTTCTTGTCCCACTGGCCagtctgtttccttctctgagcctcagtttcctcgtctgggTACTCAGAGCTCCTTGTTCAGAAACTGCAGAGCACGAGCAGCAAGGCTGGTGTGGAGGGTCTTGGGTCACACTCCTGGGCTCTTCAGGAGACTGGGGCAGCTCTTCCAAtcttccttctccactcccagcTCCACTGGGGCCATGTCGGAGCGAGAGGAGCGGCGGTTTGTGGAGATCCCTCGGGAGTCTGTCCGGCTTATGGCGGAGAGCACGGGCCTGGAGCTGAGCGATGAGGTGGCGGCACTGCTCGCAGAGGACGTGTGCTATCGTCTGAGAGAGGCCACGCAGGTACACTCCCCTCACCCCCTGATACCTCCAACTGTCCTTGTTCCTGCCTTTTTACCAACCTCTACCCTCATTGATTTACTCAAGTGTACACTGGGTGCCTGCTCCATACAACAGAGACGGTCCACGCCTTTACAGAGCTCTACTTGTAGCTGTCTGGGCCTCCAGCAGACAAAACGCTTGCCAGGCGTCTTCCCATGTGCTCCTCACAACAGCCCCGCTGGGCAAGCGGGTACATACTCACATTCTACATGTGAGAAACTGAGGTGTTGACAGATGTGACACCTGGGGGGTGTTTTTGTACAAGAACAGAGACGGaatctaggctttttttttttttttgagacaaagtctcactcttgtgccccaggctggagtgcaatggcacgatcttggctcactgcaacctccgcctcacgagttcaagcgattctcctgcctcagcctcccaagtagctgggattacaggcgcccgccaccacacccggctaatttttgtacttttagtagagacggggtttcactatgttggtcaggctggtcttgaactcctgacctcacgtgatctgcccgcctcggcctcccaaagtgctgagattacaggcgtgagccactacgcccagccggAATCTGTGCTTCTGATCGCTAAGCGTGGTCTCCTGTTTGCCTTCTCTCCAGTCTGGCCCACTTCATTTGGGGTTTCCCACGCTCCCTGCTCCACATCCTTTGACTCTGGCTTCTGTTCCCTCCCTTCCAGAATAGTTCTCAGTTCATGAAGCACACCAAACGCCGGAAGCTGACGGTTGAGGACTTCAACAGGGCCCTCAGATGGAGCAGCGTGGACGTGAGTGGGGTGCAGGCCACAGAGGGCTCAGATGGCATGAGGCCACTTCCATGTCCAGTTCAGGGCTGGCAGTGTGGCGAGACATTAAGGCCAAAcgctgccgggcgtggtggctcatgcctgtaatcccagcactttgggaagctgaggtgggcagatcacttgaggccaggacttcaagaccagcctggccaacttggcgaaaccccttctttactaaaaatacaaaaattggctgggcctggtggtgcatgtctgcagtcccagttagtcaggaaactgaggcatgagaattgcttgaacccaggaggcagaggttgcggtgagctgagactgcactccagcctgggcaacagagcaagaccctgtctctaaaaaagaaaaaaaaaaaaaggctgggctcaGGGGCTCatacctaaaatcccagcactttgggaggccgaggcgggcagatcacgaggtcaggagtttgagaccaacctgaccaacatggtgaaaccccatttctactaaaaatacaaaaattagctggccgtggcagtgggcgcctgtaaccaaccccagctactcaggatgctgaggtaggagaatcgcttgaacctgggaggcagaggttgcagtgatccgagattgcgccactgcactccagcctgggcgacagagcaggactccgtgtcagaaaaacaaaaaaacacaaaaattagctgggtgtggttgcgggcgcctgtaatcccaactacttgggaggctgaggcaggagaatcgcttaaaaccggaaggcggaggttgcagtgagccgagatcatgccactgcattccagcctgggtgaaagagcgaaactctgtctcaaaacaaaaaaagaagaaaagaccaaACGCGCATATAAGAGAAGCAAGACACTGATAGCAACAGCAGACCAGGTGCTAGGCCCAGCCCACCTGGGCTACGTGTTcagaaaagagggagaggaggccACTGGGGGCCCAGAGGTTAGAGAAAGCTTTTTGGAGGAGGTGGGACTAGAGCTGGGCCTTAAAGGGTGGTGAAGAACTTGAGCTTGGCTTAAACTAGGGCAAGAGGGAAAGAAGGCATTCAGGCTAAGTGTTAGGGCCTCatggtgtgggttttttttttttgagacagagtctcgctttgttgcccaggctggagtgcagtggcgcgatcttggctctctgcaagctccacctcctgggttcacgccattctcctgcctcagcctccgagtagctgggactataggcgcccaccacctcgcccggctaattttttgtatttttagtagagacgggatttcaccgtgttagccaggatggtctcgatctcctgacctcgtgatctgcccgcctcagcctcccaaagtgctgggattacaggcgtgagccaccgcgcccggctatggTGTGGTTTTTTTGGAGCAGTGAGATGAGAGAGGAAGGCCATGTTTAGAAGACATTAGTGAGTTTTCAAAGTGAGTGAGTATGAATAAGGAGGACCAGTGCTTGGTGTGGGGCTCAGGACCCTTCCAGTTATGGGAGGAGCAACCATGTTCTCTCCCTTGACCCAAGGAGCCCAGGATGCTCCAGGCAAGTCCCCAGTGGTGGCTCTGAGCCCCAGGCTTCCACCACTTTTCTTGGGACTTCTGGACTTCCCTCAAACATGCGCTGTCTGCCTTGGTCAGTGGAGCCTCATCCTGGATCCTGACACCTGCTCCGTCCCTGGATTCAGGCTGCTCTCCAATTCCCTTTTTCCTCAGGCTGTATGTGGTTACGGATCCCAGGAGGCACTGCCCATGCGCCCCGCCAGGGAGGGTGAACTCTACTTTCCTGAGGATCGAGAGGTGAACCTGGTGGAGCTGGCCCTGGCTACCAACATCCCCAAAGGCTGTGCCGAGACAGCTGTCAGAGGTGGCTGCCGGGGTCCTGCTGAGTTGGGGATGGGAGCTGGGCCGTGAAGAGAAGTGGTGATGGGCTGGCTGGTGGAAGAGGCAGAACTTGGAGGGGTAGGCAGTACTCCTAGGGGCAGAACGCCAGGCTGACACATCTCTCTACACTGCTTCTAGTTCACGTCTCCTACCTGGATGGCAAAGGGAACCTGGCACCTCAAGGATCGGGTAAGGGGTGATGTAGGAAACAGGCCCTTGGGATGAATTTTCTCCCTTAGGTTGTGAGGGTGGTGCCTGTGTGCCCCCGAGTCCGCATCTAACGTGTTTACCCATGCTGCCTTGTGCTGTGGTCTAAGTGGGCACTGGGCTCTGCATAGAGGGCTCAGAGTTGGAGATGGGAGCCCAGACCTGTAACCAGTCATGATGCAGCATGTTGGATGCTAAGATGGAAGTCTGGGCAGCATGCTGGGGCGGTGTTTCACCCCCAGGGTATGCTGAGCAGAGCTTCACAGAGCCTGAAGCTCTCAGGAGTCTGTCCGGCAGAGGGTGGGTGGAAGACAGGACAGAGCACAGAGGTGTGCGGAGCCTAGATGGTCAGGGCTGAGCAGACGCTAAGAGCAGTGGGAGTCTCTTGCCCTGGTTGTCCTGACTGAAAGTCTTCTTGTGGATGTGTGTGGGGATGGTGGTTGAGCGGGAGGAGGCTGGAAAGGCTGGGAGAGGGCCAGCTCTCCATCTGTCCCTGCTTCCTGCCTGTCTTCTGGCAGTGCCCAGTGCTGTGTCTTCACTGACGGATGACCTTCTCAAGTACTATCACCAGGTGACTCGTGCTGTGCTAGGGGATGATCCGCAACTGATGAAGGTGAGCAAGTGGGTCCAAGTTGGGGCGCAAATTTGAACTTATAAAttctatgaactttttttttttttttttttttttttgagacggagtttcgctcttgttgccccggctggagtcccatggcacgatctcagctcaccacaccctccatctcccgggttcaagcgattctcctgcctcagcctcctaactagctgggattacaggcatgtgccagcacgtctggctaattttgttttttgttattttttttgagatggagtctcgctctgtcgcccaggctggagtacagtggcgcgatctcggctcactgcaagctccgtctaccgggttcacatcattctcctgccttagcctcccgagaagctgggactacaggcgcccgccaccactcctggctaattttttgtattttttagtagagacggggtttcaccgtgttagccaggatgatctcgatctcctgaccttgtgatccacccacctcggcctcccaaagtgctgggattacaagcgtgagccaccacgcccggccttgtatttttaatagagacgggatttcagcatgttggtcagactggtctcgaactccagacctcaggtgatccgcccacctcggcctcccaaagtgctgggatgacaggtgtgaaccactgtgcctggcctaattctatgaatatttaaatttttattattttaattaaaaaactttttttttaatttgagatggggtcttgctctgtcacctaggctagagtgcagtggtgtgatcttggctcactgcagcctctgcctcttgggttcaagcaattctcccacctcagcctcccaagtgactgggatgaCAGGGGCatcctaccatgcctggctaatttttgcatttttagtagagacagggtttcatcgtgttggccaggctggtctcaaactcctgacctcaggtgatccacctgcctccgcctcccaaagtgctgggattacaggcgtgagcctatttttttcttttttttttttttagcgacagggtctcactgtgttgcccaggctggtgaaactcctgccctcaagcaatccttccttggcctcccagcactttgggaggcagaggtgggtggatcacttgaggtcaggagttcgagaccagactggccaacgtggtgaaaccccatcttcactaataatacaaaattagtcaggcatggtggtgggtgcctgtaatcccagctacttgggaggctgaggcaggaaaattgctggaacccaggaggcagaggttgcagtgggtcaagGTCGCGCCactcgggtggatcacctgaagtctggagttctaaaattacaaaaatttaaaaaagaaaattctaaaaatacaaatattagccaggtgtggtggtggacgcctgtaatcccagctagtcaggaggctgacgcgggagaattgcttgaacccggaggcagaggttgctgtgagccgatatcacgccattgcactccagcctgggcaacaagagcaaaactttgtctcaaaagaaagatcgcgctgctgcactccagcctggctggtagaatgaaactctgtctcaaagaaaaaaaaaaaaaatactagtatATGTTTACTGTAGACGTACATATGATatgaaaacatagaaagaaaaagaaagtggccaggtatggtgactcacgcctgtaatcccagcactttgggaggtcgaggtgggccgatcatgtgaggccaggagttcgagaccagcctggccaacaaggtgataccctgtttctactaaaaataccataaaattagccaggcttggtggcgtgcatctgtaatcccagctacttgcgaggctgacgcaggagaatcgcttgaacccaagaggcggaggttgcaatgagccgagatcgtgccactgtactccagcctgggcaatagagtgagactccatctcaaaaaaaaaaaaaaaaaaaagagagtgccaggcacagtggctaacgcctgtaatcccagcactttgggagcctgaggcaggcggattgcttgaggccaggaatttgagaccagcctggtcaacatggtgaaaccctgtctgtactaaaaattacaaaagttagctgggcgtggtggcaagcgcctgtaatcccagctacttgggaggctgaggcaggagaatcgcttgaacccaggaggcaaaggtggcagtgagccgagattgagtcactgcactccagcctgggcgacagagcgagactccgtctcaaagaaaaaaaagaaaagagaaaaagaaactgaaatgtcTGTTCCTCCacctactttttttcttctgtatcaaCTATGATTACTCTCATAAAAACCTAAGTGGTATTATATTAAACATCTGGTTTTATAGATTGCCTTTCTCAGTTAAAAATATGTTGGACATTCAGGTTGTATTCCGTGCCATATGCAGGTATATGTGAATGAGTTTCTGTAGGTTACatttatagaaatagaattgctaAATCAAAGAATACgaacatttaaaattgtaaaacatgAATAAGGTGATACACTGCCTTCCAGAAGAATACCTTAttcatgttttacagttttctggTGGATCCAATGCAGTCTGGGCCCTTCCTTTTAGGTTGCACTCCAGGACTTGCAGACGAACTCCAAGATCGGGGCGCTCCTGCCTTACTTTGTTTATGTGGTTAGTGGGGTAAGTGACCAGGCTGGGACAGGGAGAGTGTTTTGTAAGGAAGAGATGACCCAGCAGGTGTAGGGCTCATGGCAAGTGCTGTCAGAATGGTGGGCTCCTGCCTGTCCCCTCATGTTCCCCTAAGCTACCCGCTTCTCCCAACAGGTGAAATCTGTAAGTCATGACCTGGAGCAACTGCACCGGCTGCTGCAGGTGGCACGGAGCCTGTTTCGGAATCCACACCTGTGCTTGGGGCCCTATGTCCGCTGTCTGGTGGGCAGTGTCCTCTACTGTGTCCTGGAGCCACTGGCTGCCTCCATCAACCCCCTGAATGACCACTGGACTCTGCGGGATGGCGCTGCCCTCCTGCTCAGCCACATCTTTTGGTAGCCACTGGGCATAGACCTGAGCAAAGGGTGGGATTGCTGCAGAGTCAAGTGGGTTGGGGTAAGGAAATGGGGCAAAGCCTCTGGCTTTGAGGGTCTGTGAGAAGATGGGAAACCTTTTCCCTCGGAGCATCCTAGCTGATGTGCTGTGACACACTGGGATTCTGAAAATGGATTACAAATACGCCAAGGTATTGGTTCTTCAGTCCTCAGGTTCTAGGCCAGTCACCCCTGGCAGCCTTCTTCACTTAACCCCAGCACGCTCGAGTGTACTGTACAGATGCTGTTCTCTTGGTGTTGTCTTGTGCCCTGTTGGGTGGCACTGTGCCTCATTCCCCTCACTCACTGAATGGTGCTCCCACAGGACTCATGGGGACCTTGTAAGTGGCCTCTATCAGCATATCCTGCTGTCCCTGCAGAAGATCCTGGCAGATCCTGTGCGGCCGCTCTGCTGTCACTATGGAGCCGTGGTGGGGCTGCATGCTCTTGGCTGGAAGGTGAGCATCCCGGCCTTTCTCACAGACAGAGCCGTAAGAACTCCCATTTGTGTTAGAAAAATAGTACTTGTGTGTCTTTATCTCCAAAAGGGTGTGTGCCTGCCACTGCCATGTATTGAGTTCTGGCCTTAGGCCAGCCTCAGTGATAGCTTGACTTTCTGTATGTAAATGTCTTATCCTTTCGAAAGTCCTGTATGACAGATACTGATGTCCCCCCATTTTATAAATTCCTGCCCATTCTATATTACCACATTAAGAAATACcttcaaggccgggcgcagtggctcacgcctgtaatctcagcactttgggaggccgagatgggcggatcacgaggtcaggagatcgagaccatcctgactaacaaggtgaagaaaccccgtctctactaaaaatacaaaaattagccgggggcggtggcgggcacctgtagtcccagctactcgggaggctgaggcaggagaatggcggaaacctgggaggtggagcttgcagtgagcagagatccggctactgcactccagcctgggcgacagagcgagactctgtctcaaaaaaaaaaacaaaaaaaaaaaacacaaagaaataccTTCAATTCCTGTTGTACTGAGCATTTTACACATGAATAGATACTGAATTTTGTCATGACTTTTAGCATCTATAGAAATTATCAAATGATTATGTGCTTTAAAAATTAGGTGTTggcgccgggcacagtggctcatacctgtaatcccagcactttgggaggctgaggcaggcacatcacgaggtcaggagatcgagaccatgctggctaacatggtgaaaccccctcactactaaaaatacaaaaaaattagccgggcgtggtagtgggcgcctataatcccagctactcaggaggctgaggcaggagaatggcgtgaacccaggaggcggagcttgcagtgagctgagatcgcaccactgcactccagcctgggcaacagagcgagactctgtatcaaaaaaaaaaaaaaaaaatacaagttaggtgggcatggtggcacatgcctgtaatcccagctactcggaaggttgaggcgagagaattgcttgaacctaggaggcagaggctgcagtgagccaaggttgtgcctctgcactccagcctgggcgagaagagcgaaactccatctcaaaaaaataaaagatcctaCCTTTTAATACTATCACAGTggcaacaccttttttttttttttttttttgagacagagtcttgctctgtcacccagaatggagtgcagtggcgcaatctcggctcactgcaagctctgcttcctgggttcaattcttctgcctcagcctcccaagtagctgggactacaggcacccgccaccacacctggctaattttttatatttttagtagagatggggtttcaccgtgttagccaggatggtctcgatctcctgacctcgtgatccacccgccttggcctcccaaagtgctggaattacaggcgtgagccaccacgcccggccacttttgagatttttattggAATTACATCAAATGTATTAGATTAATTTTGAAGGGGAGTGATATGATAGTAAGTCATCCTGTCCACGAAGGTATcatatctccatttttttttttttttttttgagatggagtttcgctcttgttgctcagactagagtgcaatggcgtgatctcggctcaccacaacctccaccctgaccaggttcaagcgattctcctgcctcagcctcccaagtagctgggattacaggcatgtgtcaccatgcccggctaattttgtatttttagtagagatggggtttctcccatcaggctggtctcgaactcccaacctcagggaatccacccatctcagcctcccaaagtgctgggattacaggcatgagccaccgcgcctggcctatatctccattttttttttttttaaacaaaagtttattCTTAAATGTATAACAGCTCCAAGACAACCCTTAATTCCAGCTATAGGTGTCAAAGGATGTTATGGCAGGGAATACAGATGTTTAAATATAGATGAAATAAAGGGTCACCATCTCCTCAGGCACAAGGAACAGCTTACTTTTCGCCAGATTTCTTAATTCTACCTATGGCCAAGGGCCCCTTCCCTGCGGCCTTCACTTTTAGCTCCTCGAGCTTCTGCtcctctttttgtttctgcttgaAAGCCTTATCTTCCTCGTCCATCTCCTTGGCCTGCTTCTTTGGCTGTTTCAGTGGCTGCTTCTTGCCACCTTCCCGGCCGGACACGGCGCCTGCCGCCCCTTCCCCCTATATCTCCATTTTTGTTTAGGTCTTCACAGGCTTCTAGGATGCTTTCATCATTTCCCTGAGTAGAACCTACACatactttaaaaagttgtttctttATGGATCGACTAAACTATAGAAAAACaaagagtaagaaaaagacaaaaaatagaaacaagatacaaaggaaaaagaaagaaagaggagggctGGGGGTgtggtgt
The genomic region above belongs to Papio anubis isolate 15944 chromosome 12, Panubis1.0, whole genome shotgun sequence and contains:
- the TAF6L gene encoding TAF6-like RNA polymerase II p300/CBP-associated factor-associated factor 65 kDa subunit 6L; translation: MLIKRVSKHNTHLLANVARQVALRSATLQRLVTAGLYRLFTLANQEPGNLLEGRKLSKAPADWLYLWRAGPGPREGISELVSGRRCRRPRRRRLRSSLRHAGVFSSTGAMSEREERRFVEIPRESVRLMAESTGLELSDEVAALLAEDVCYRLREATQNSSQFMKHTKRRKLTVEDFNRALRWSSVDAVCGYGSQEALPMRPAREGELYFPEDREVNLVELALATNIPKGCAETAVRVHVSYLDGKGNLAPQGSVPSAVSSLTDDLLKYYHQVTRAVLGDDPQLMKVALQDLQTNSKIGALLPYFVYVVSGVKSVSHDLEQLHRLLQVARSLFRNPHLCLGPYVRCLVGSVLYCVLEPLAASINPLNDHWTLRDGAALLLSHIFWTHGDLVSGLYQHILLSLQKILADPVRPLCCHYGAVVGLHALGWKAVERVLYPHLSTYWTNLQAVLDDYSVSNAQVKADGHKVYGAILVAVERLLKMKAQAAEPNRGGPGGRGCRRLDDLPWDSLLLQESSSGGGAEPSFGSGLPLPPGGAGQEDPSLSVTLADIYRELYAFFGDSLATRFGTGQPAPTAPRPPGDKKEPATAPDSVRKMPQLTASAMVSPQGDESPRGSGGGGPTSASGPAASESRPLPRVHRARGAPRQQGPGTGTRDVFQKSRFAPRGAPHFRFIIAGRQAGRRCRGRLFQTAFPAPYGPSPASRYVQKLPMIGRTSRPARRWALSDYSLYLPL